The DNA window ATGTGGTATAATTCCGGGTTGCCGTCGTTGGGTACAAAATCGACCGGGTTGTTATAGTAGACGTTGTCGTCGTAATAGCCGTGCAGAAACGAGCGGATGTCGAACTTGGCACCCATCGAGAATAGGTTGCCAACCTGTTCGGGGTGGCGAAAGGCGAAGTTGAGCGCGTGGTAGCCGCCAAACGACGCCCCTGCTACACCGATTTTCCGCTCGTTGCACTCCCGCTGAATGCCCGGTACCAGCTCGTCGTGCAGAAACCGGTCGTACAGCACCTGATTCCAGATCCGGGTGCCGGGGTGCAGGTGGCGGGCGTAGAAGCTGTCGCGGTCGATGCTGTCGATGCAGTACAGCTTTACTTTTCCCGTTTCGACAAACCAGCGCACCGATTCGATAAACCCAAAATTTTTGTATTCGTAGAAGCGCCCCATTGAGGTCGGAAACAGCACGACCGGGTAGCCCCAGTTGCCGTAAACCAGCATTTCCATGTCGCGGCCAAGGTGGTGCGAGTACCACTTTCGATAGTCTTCCTGCAAGGTTGTATGTCGTTTGGTAACAGACTGATTATCGGTTGAAAGTAAGGCAAAACACCGGCACAGGCAAAAAAGAAGCAGGATTGTAACGGAATAATTGGCTATTTTGCTTCTTGTGACAACCGTTTTTCTATTTCTGTTTTTGCTTATGGCTGAACCAGTACCAGCCCCTCACCAGACGCACACACCGCCCGTGATCGTCCGGCACGACGACTCGCTCGTGTCAGTACCGCTCAACCGCAGTGTCCGGCTGACCATCATGCTGCCCCCCGACTATCAGGAAAATGGTACACAGACGTATCCTATTTTATACCTCAACGACGGGCAGGATCTGAAGAAGCTTCACATGAGCGAGGTGCTCGACTCGCTCTATCAGCAGCAGGCCATTCGGCCGTTTGTGCTGGTTGCGATTCATGCCGGCGATCGTATTCAGGAATACGGCACCGCTGCCCAGGCCGACTATATGCAGCGGGGCAGCAAGGCCGCCCGCTACACCGACTTCGTGCTGACCGAATTGATCCCGTACGTCCGGAAGCACTACCGTATCCGCACCGATGCCGCCAGTTCGGCGTTCGCGGGTTTTTCGCTCGGTGGTTTGTCGGCCTTCGATATCGTTTATCACCACCCCGACCAGTTTAGTCGGGCGGGGGTGTTTTCGGGCTCGTTCTGGTGGCGCAGCCGCGCCTTCGACGGTGCCTATTCCGACGACACTGACCGGATTGCCCATCAGCTCGTCCGGCACGGTGGGGGCGTGCAGCCACTGCGTTTCTGGTTTGAAACCGGCACCGACGACGAAACCAGCGACCGTAACAACAACGGTATCATCGACGCGATTGAAGACACAACCGACCTGATCGACGAACTGGTCAAGAAAGGCTACCATCGCGACACCGACATCCGGTACGTCGAGGTGCCAGGCGGGCAGCACAATCAGGAGACGTGGCGGGCCGTGATGCCCGATTTTCTGACCTGGGCGTTTGGGCGGTAGCTCAGGGGCGGGTCAGCAGTAGTCCGCTACGCTTGAGAAACAGCGCCACGTCGCGGGTCGTGTTCAGCGATACCTGATCTTCGTAAAGTTCACGGGCTTTGGCGACGATAGTTTTCTGGTATGATTTTACCGTTTCTTTGGTGTTACCCGTCAGCTGGCTGACGGCCTGAATGGTGAGTGCCGGTTCGTGCGCCGGGTGGTTGGCGTACAGGCGCAGAATCTCCATTTCTTTAGGCTGAAACGGGTTTTGGGCCGTACCGAAATTGGCAAAGGCGACGCTGATAGCCTGAAGAAACGTCTGCTCGATCTCCGGCGGCAGTCCGCGAAAGCGCGGGCTCATCGGCTCGCCCTCGTAGTCCTTAACGATCGTAAACTCCGACAGGTAAGCCAGAATATAACCATCGGCAGAATACTGCCACGGGGTAATCGTGCGCTTTACCAGTAGCACACGCCCGTCGGCATGGCGGAGCGGCACTGTCGCGATAAAAGCGGGGCTGGCAAAGCGGACCAGCTGCTGATTGGACATCCGGAACGTTTGCCCGCCCATCATCATCATCGTCTGGTAGGTACCCCGGTTCGGTACCATGTCCATGTACTGCCGAAAGGTCAGGCCATTATCGTCATAGCCCATTTCGCGCCAGCCGCCGGCGGCAACGATGGACAGCGTCAGCAGGTCAACGACCATAAAGAACTGTTCGGGATGAAGCTCCGTGCGCAGCCGTTTGAGCGACGCCTGCTGCTTGTCGGTAGGAACCATGCGCTGCCGCGCTTCCGGGTCGGGGTGTAGCGTCGCCAGCATCTGCC is part of the Spirosoma rhododendri genome and encodes:
- a CDS encoding esterase family protein; translated protein: MQEDYRKWYSHHLGRDMEMLVYGNWGYPVVLFPTSMGRFYEYKNFGFIESVRWFVETGKVKLYCIDSIDRDSFYARHLHPGTRIWNQVLYDRFLHDELVPGIQRECNERKIGVAGASFGGYHALNFAFRHPEQVGNLFSMGAKFDIRSFLHGYYDDNVYYNNPVDFVPNDGNPELYHMNIVLGTSAYDFCKPANEQMAGILGRKGIRHQLDIVPWGDHDWPVWKDMFPRYLSQI
- a CDS encoding alpha/beta hydrolase, which produces MAEPVPAPHQTHTPPVIVRHDDSLVSVPLNRSVRLTIMLPPDYQENGTQTYPILYLNDGQDLKKLHMSEVLDSLYQQQAIRPFVLVAIHAGDRIQEYGTAAQADYMQRGSKAARYTDFVLTELIPYVRKHYRIRTDAASSAFAGFSLGGLSAFDIVYHHPDQFSRAGVFSGSFWWRSRAFDGAYSDDTDRIAHQLVRHGGGVQPLRFWFETGTDDETSDRNNNGIIDAIEDTTDLIDELVKKGYHRDTDIRYVEVPGGQHNQETWRAVMPDFLTWAFGR